The following are encoded in a window of Candidatus Campbellbacteria bacterium genomic DNA:
- the greA gene encoding transcription elongation factor GreA, which yields MQQEYLSPEKFQELKAELDNLKNVERKKVTEALEYAKSLGDLSENAEYHEARDNQAKIEARIVELESMLKSAVVISSKGRSDIAQAGSKITIQNKEDKKKRTFTIVSSEESDIDNGKLSYHSPIGAAVMGKKKGDEFTVRTPNGETTYKLMDIE from the coding sequence ATGCAACAGGAGTATCTCAGTCCAGAAAAGTTTCAAGAGCTTAAGGCAGAGTTGGACAATTTAAAAAACGTAGAACGTAAGAAAGTTACCGAGGCACTAGAGTATGCTAAATCTCTCGGAGACTTATCCGAGAACGCCGAATATCATGAAGCGCGAGACAACCAAGCAAAGATAGAAGCTCGCATTGTGGAACTAGAATCTATGCTGAAATCCGCTGTAGTTATTTCTTCAAAGGGAAGGAGTGACATAGCGCAAGCTGGGTCCAAGATCACCATTCAAAATAAAGAAGACAAAAAGAAACGCACCTTTACTATTGTTAGCAGCGAGGAATCAGACATCGACAACGGTAAGCTTTCCTATCATTCTCCAATCGGCGCCGCGGTTATGGGCAAAAAGAAAGGAGATGAATTCACTGTTAGAACCCCCAACGGTGAAACAACTTATAAACTTATGGATATTGAGTAA
- a CDS encoding penicillin-binding transpeptidase domain-containing protein, translated as MKRKNKNNFQIDPHEVLLDSESLEDQSESDSRLEKPIRTSSLQILILITVAIFAIFSFKLFNLQIVEGKEYKERSENNRLQHSLIPAERGIIYDRNGEKLAWNEKSSNGSDHAKRQYTELGGMGHILGYTKPPAKDKSGIYYRTHHIGLAGAESVFERQLRGNNGTRIIETNVKYEVVSKNLIKEPEPGGEVELSIDAEISNKLYEEIKSATEEYGFRGGSAVIMDIDSGEILALSNYPETDSNVLSDGKNEEEIEKYSENPAKPYLNRALNGSFTPGSIVKPFIATAALNENIINPNKTIFSDGSIQIESPYDPEDVYVFRDWQAHGAVDMREALAVSSNEYFYTIGGGHEDQEGLGIDRIYEYMHLFGFGEKTGIELGSEAVGVVPSREWKRETFESESWFLGDTYNTSIGQYGFLVTPIQAVRATAAIANGGTLLTPRISDSLLLEKKELDIAEKDLQVVREGMRLGVTDKIVRSLKFPELSIAAKTGTAEVGFEKGYENSWVVGYFPYDEPKYAFAVLLDHVDESNSFGAAPNMRSFFQWLIKEKPEYTTTGSD; from the coding sequence ATGAAGAGAAAAAACAAGAACAATTTTCAAATAGACCCGCATGAAGTGTTGTTGGACTCAGAGAGTTTGGAAGATCAGTCAGAATCTGATTCCAGACTGGAGAAGCCTATACGGACGTCTTCATTACAGATACTTATTCTAATTACGGTCGCAATATTTGCCATATTTTCGTTTAAACTTTTTAATCTACAGATCGTAGAGGGAAAAGAATATAAAGAACGTAGTGAAAACAATCGCCTACAGCATTCTCTTATACCCGCTGAAAGAGGTATTATTTATGATCGCAACGGAGAAAAACTGGCTTGGAATGAAAAGTCCTCTAACGGTAGTGATCATGCTAAAAGGCAATACACCGAACTAGGAGGTATGGGGCATATTTTGGGGTACACAAAACCACCGGCAAAAGATAAAAGCGGGATATATTATAGAACCCACCATATCGGCCTAGCCGGAGCAGAGTCGGTTTTTGAAAGACAACTACGTGGCAATAACGGAACAAGAATTATAGAAACTAACGTGAAGTATGAAGTTGTATCTAAGAACTTAATAAAAGAGCCCGAACCCGGCGGTGAAGTGGAGCTTTCTATCGACGCGGAAATATCAAACAAACTTTACGAAGAGATCAAAAGCGCCACGGAAGAATATGGCTTTAGAGGTGGCTCCGCTGTGATAATGGATATCGACTCCGGTGAGATCTTAGCTCTTAGTAATTATCCGGAAACTGACTCAAATGTTCTCTCCGACGGTAAAAATGAAGAAGAGATCGAAAAATACTCTGAAAATCCAGCCAAACCCTACCTCAATCGAGCGCTAAACGGAAGCTTCACGCCCGGATCAATTGTAAAGCCCTTCATTGCGACCGCGGCCCTAAACGAAAATATAATCAATCCAAACAAAACAATATTTAGTGACGGTTCAATACAAATAGAAAGCCCATATGACCCGGAGGATGTATACGTTTTTCGTGACTGGCAAGCACACGGAGCTGTAGATATGCGTGAGGCTCTAGCTGTTTCTTCAAACGAATATTTCTACACCATAGGCGGAGGACATGAAGACCAAGAGGGCTTAGGAATTGATAGAATTTATGAGTATATGCATCTTTTTGGCTTCGGCGAAAAAACCGGCATTGAATTGGGATCAGAAGCCGTAGGAGTGGTACCAAGCAGAGAGTGGAAAAGAGAAACCTTTGAGAGTGAAAGTTGGTTTCTTGGTGACACTTATAATACTTCCATAGGACAATACGGCTTTTTGGTTACTCCCATACAAGCAGTCAGAGCCACCGCCGCCATAGCAAATGGAGGCACCTTATTGACCCCAAGGATCTCAGACTCACTTCTGCTTGAAAAAAAGGAGCTTGATATAGCTGAAAAAGACTTGCAGGTCGTCAGAGAAGGGATGCGGCTCGGTGTAACAGATAAAATAGTTAGATCGTTAAAGTTTCCGGAATTATCAATAGCGGCAAAAACAGGAACCGCCGAAGTTGGTTTTGAGAAGGGATATGAAAATTCTTGGGTTGTTGGTTATTTTCCTTATGACGAGCCTAAGTACGCGTTTGCCGTATTACTTGATCACGTAGACGAATCTAATAGTTTTGGCGCCGCTCCAAATATGCGTTCTTTTTTTCAGTGGTTGATTAAAGAAAAACCGGAATATACAACGACTGGCTCTGACTAG